The Negativicutes bacterium genome contains the following window.
GCCTTCCCGCTGGCCCCGGTCTGGCAGTCTGATTTTCAAGTCAGGCAATTGGATGTCTTTGCGGTGATGAATGAATATGCCGATTTAACGGTTACCGAAAATTATACGGCCGTTGCCAATCTGGACGGAGCCTCCTTGCTGCGTAATTTATCGCAATATGAGCAGAAAGGCATCAGCAAAATCGGCAAAGTGGAAGTGATGCCGCCCGGCAGCGATACCTGGCAAGACGCCGCTGACACGGCCGCCCCGTTGTTGGTAAGCAGCGCCAAAGCCGGGGAAACGCTCACATTTGCCGTACGCTATACGGTAGCCTATGCCAATCCTCAGGCGCAGGAGGACTGGCAGCTCTATTTTATGGAAAATTCCGATTCCTGCTGGTATGACGCGATATCACTTACCCTGCGCAGCCCTTTTGATTATGCTTCGTCTTCTTTTCGATCCACCTCCAATTTCAGCGAAGGAACGACCGACTTGTTCACCAAGCAGGTGATTGGTAATACCCTGACTGCCAGAATGCAAGGCAGCTACAGGAAAGGCGACGCCTTTAAGCTTAGTTTTGCTTACAAAGCAGGCAGTACCTTTGCGCGTCATTTCTTTATCTGGGATTATCTGCTACCCGCGCTGATGCTGACTGTCTTACTGACGGCGTTCTGGCTGGCGTTTATTCGGCAAAGAGATCCGATTTTAACACCACCGGTGCAGTTTTATCCGCCGGAAGGACTGAATCCGGCAGAAATTGGTTACATCATTGACAATACGCTTTCAGGCAGAGATCTGACTGCTCTCATCTATTATTGGGCGTCGCAAGGGCACTTGCTGGTGGAATTCACCGGCAAAGACAGTTTCATTCTGCACAAGAAAAATGAACTGGAGGCTTCTCATCCCGCCTATGAGAAGAGTATGTATCGTTCCATGTGGGGGTTCGGCAGCAGCACCCCCGCGAGCGCTTCCGGCAACCCAGCGGCAGAGACAGAAGAGGTCAGTGTCAGCGAAGCGCAGCTGCAGGGAAAATTCTATGCTGTGCTCAATACCACACTCAGCGGTGTCCGGAATACCTATCGGGGAGAAAAAGCGCTGTATCGTCAAAGTGCAGGTATCCTGGCCGGTTTGGTCGGCTATCTCTGGCCGCTGCTTGGCATGGCAGTTTCTGTTCTGGCAGCCTATTTCTACGGTTACCATGATTTGGTCGAGCACGCGGTCGCTTCCATGCCGCTGGTGGTCGGCAGCTGGGGAGTTACGGTTTCCTTATCCAATCTGCTCGGCAAACGCCGGAAAAACACTTCGATTGCCTCCATTGCCCTGCTGCTGTTCTGTTTGGTTTTGGCTGGATTTGGTTGGCTGCTGTTTATGAGGGGGTATGCCGGCGGCGTGCTGCCCAGATGGAGTGCCGGGTTCAGCGGCGCCGCGCTGCTCCTGACCGGTCTGCTCGCTCCTTTGATCAGGCGGCGAACGGCCTATGGGTCGCACCTGCTGGAACTGTGCCTTGGATTTAAAAATTTCCTGCGTACCGCGGAGAAAGACAGATTGGAACTGCTTTTAGCCGACGATCCGGAATACTACTATAATATCCTGCCCTATGCCCAGGTTTTGGGTGTTTCGGCGATTTGGGAAAAGAAGTTTGACGGTATCACCCTGACACCGCCCAGCTGGTCCTATTCCAGCGACCCAACCCGCATGAACTTCAATATGATTTATATGATGAATCATATGAGCAATTCCCTGTATACAGTCCCGGTATCTGCCGGCAG
Protein-coding sequences here:
- a CDS encoding DUF2207 domain-containing protein; protein product: MKRVVSWICLMFILICPTALAATNQIDNGYYIKNYDVRLVANPDRSFDVTETIEVYFKEASHGITRDVSPYSSVEEVRLKNFQVKDLPFSEESYGVYRIGDPDQLVKGDVTYEISYTLSHYADPSSVYDYIYVNLIGTSWNTRIEQFSAAVGLPAGAVLNKYTITGGAYGSTAANDLCSVSVLGNQIQITGKKQLQPYEGLTINAELLEGAFPLAPVWQSDFQVRQLDVFAVMNEYADLTVTENYTAVANLDGASLLRNLSQYEQKGISKIGKVEVMPPGSDTWQDAADTAAPLLVSSAKAGETLTFAVRYTVAYANPQAQEDWQLYFMENSDSCWYDAISLTLRSPFDYASSSFRSTSNFSEGTTDLFTKQVIGNTLTARMQGSYRKGDAFKLSFAYKAGSTFARHFFIWDYLLPALMLTVLLTAFWLAFIRQRDPILTPPVQFYPPEGLNPAEIGYIIDNTLSGRDLTALIYYWASQGHLLVEFTGKDSFILHKKNELEASHPAYEKSMYRSMWGFGSSTPASASGNPAAETEEVSVSEAQLQGKFYAVLNTTLSGVRNTYRGEKALYRQSAGILAGLVGYLWPLLGMAVSVLAAYFYGYHDLVEHAVASMPLVVGSWGVTVSLSNLLGKRRKNTSIASIALLLFCLVLAGFGWLLFMRGYAGGVLPRWSAGFSGAALLLTGLLAPLIRRRTAYGSHLLELCLGFKNFLRTAEKDRLELLLADDPEYYYNILPYAQVLGVSAIWEKKFDGITLTPPSWSYSSDPTRMNFNMIYMMNHMSNSLYTVPVSAGRGISSGGGGFGGGGFSGGGSGGGGGGRW